In Festucalex cinctus isolate MCC-2025b chromosome 21, RoL_Fcin_1.0, whole genome shotgun sequence, one genomic interval encodes:
- the LOC144010135 gene encoding pleurocidin-like peptide WF3, whose product MKWTAVLAVLVLVVLMAQPGECFLGLIFHGLVHAGKLIHGLIHRNRGFEEQEELNKRSLEFGPEQTAFN is encoded by the exons ATGAAGTGGACGGCGGTTTTGGCGGTGTTGGTGCTGGTGGTGCTGATGGCGCAACCCGGCGAGTGTTTCCTGGGACTCATTTTTCACGGCTTGGTTCACG cTGGAAAGCTGATCCACgg GTTGATCCACAGGAATCGCGGCtttgaggagcaggaggagctCAACAAGCGCTCGCTGGAATTCGGGCCGGAGCAGACCGCTTTCAACTGA